ACAAGTTAGTGTTCCTTCCTATTATAATACCGTTCTCTGAACACCTCTGTATCAGACAGAAAACTGCAGCACTGGCCTCTACAatctattttatttattactgAAGCCTACATCGCTTTAGTGGGTGTTATTGTAAGGGGGTACAAAAACTAATCAAAGAGTTGTACAATCAAAACAATGAAGTATGTTCACGCAGCAGTGCCTGCACATGGACCGAAAGCTTTTATCTTCTGCATCAGTAGGAAAGCTCAACGACACACGCATCAAACTTATTCCATTGATGAAAAGTAAAAGGACAAGATTATTGAGCAAAGACACCGCTGTTTTGACAGATTATTTCATGAATATTTTTTTATGATCATTTCTGTGTGAtatcgctgctatcactgacctcactttgtttaaaaacgccctctctaaccaCTTCGCGTAAATTTGCCACTtaagtcacgctgtgttttctcttgttagtttttttgtgtgcgcgtgtcattcaaagacgcaaccatgttgaacattgtttttacaaccaccctgcctcttcttcacatcacgcagtctttcttttcttttatggttttcagaccGCCATTGTGtgcatataattttgatttgctgtatttcctgattttctgtacaatgtatacccgctcctctctgtaatgcttcggccttgagagtaaataaatgaaatgaaatgaaatgaaatatgtaGTATGGGCTCATCATGTATAAACTTTTGTTTCATCACTAAAAATAGAGTGGAAAAACGTTAATAGCAAGAGTGAGCTGCGCTGCTCAAGAAGTTTGCGGTGAAAGTTACTTTTAATGTGGGTAATACTAGAAGTAAAGTTGCGAtttccacagaaaaaaagcgtgcAGAACGGTTTTGTGTGTGTTCTAGTTTATAGATTAGATTTTGACCATGAGGATCCCATACTGTACAAGCATATTCACGGTCAAATATTAGTAGGTCGTATGCATGTAGGTCATACATTAGTGCAATACAAGGCTTCTTTAAGACTTCTTCGGGCAGTCTTGAAGTTCCGTTTAACGAAATTCAATGTTACATCGGGTTCTCTAGTTAACTACAATCTGGCTTCAAAAGACATGACTGCTAAAGCACTATGCTCCAATACAATTAGGTGCAGGGAAACGTTTATAACAAGTGCATAAATAAGCTTTAAGCAGTGCATATGCAAGACTAAGGAGGTAGAGAACATTCGAAACTTAGAGATACTTTTCAGATGTCGGATATCATAATTCTACTAAGGCCACCTTACTGGAGTTAAATTTAATTCTGCATGTCAATGCTACATTGCACACCCCTGTTAGCAGCATCTTTATTATGAACCAAGCTCATTTTTAGCTGCACTATTGATTAGGAATAGCTAACCACTTTTATGAACTAGCCGGCTTTATCATTAGGTGCTGATAGTCGCTTGTACATTTGCGTGCAAGGCTGTGTACCTCATGGAAGCTAATACCTCCTAAAATACCAATAATCACTTGTTTTGTAAGAAACCGCTGGACAGCATACTGATACCATGTAATCCATTCATTTATTTTAGTCTATTAGAAGTCCACTACTGCAGGAATGCTTGGCCCAAGCACACACTGTACTTTGCCTTCTTTACCTCGCGGTGTTATGAAGCCACTGCCCACAAATCGTTCCGTACTCAATATCACGCATAACGGTTGAAtgtcaaacaaagaaacaagacCTTGATCCATTGCCATTTTTTCATTCAGATCACAGTTGGTCATTTGTAGCACGATGTTTTCATTGAATGCCATTACAGTTCAGAGTTGAATCTTACTACTGGTACTTCTGTGATATTACTTGCGTGGTCAGTATTGTGCATTAAACACACCATTTTTTCATCCTGATATAATGCAGAGTCATCTGGGACCTAATCAAGGAGAAGCTCATTCTTCCATTCTTAGATGTTGAGCTGCACATTTATGACCTTGGCATTGAAAACCGGGATCGTACGGATGATCAGGGTAAGTATGCTCATCCACTCATATAAAACTGCACTGGGAAGTATGCTTGCATTTCACGCTACCGTCTAGAGTACAAATGGTTTGCTATGAAAATTACATGCCAAGCGATCTAGTTTATTAACCTTTAGTTTACAGGTGCCTCGAGAAAACAACAATTTCCATAGCGTATACAAAAACACAGGTGATTATACAAGATGTGCAGTGATCTGCAATGGCATGCACTAAGCTTTTCATATGACTCAAGCATTTACATATAAAAAAACATGACTTCATATGGGAACCAACAGAGCACAATAATACGTCTTGAACAGTACTGTATACCATTCACAGTCTGCTTATCAATAAATTAGTCAGGACCAAACATGCTAACTTGTCATTGTTCATAGGCATACTTGCTGTTTGACATCTACAGTCTGTTAGGAACACACCATTCGattgttttaaatgcggagcatttcttagtcgcacgatgtcgcgcttTGGCGTAATGCCTGTGAAACATAGATGTTACCCTTTAATGTGAAAACAAAGCAGCCTGTAGAAGCTTGACAATTTAATGTGACTGCTCAAAAGCAAGCCAATTGTTGCAGCCGATTTTAAGTAGTCGCATCTTTTTCTCAACCTCTGTACACTGCAGTCACCATTGACTGTGCTCACGCCATCCAAAAGTACAAGGTTGGCATCAAGTGTGCCACCATCACGCCCGACGAGAAGCGCGTCACGGAGTTCAAGCTCAAACAGATGTGGCGCTCGCCCAACGGGACCATCCGTAACATCCTGGGCGGCACTGTCTTCCGCGAGGCCATCATCTGCCGCAACGTGCCACGCCTTGTGACCGGCTGGACGAAGCCTATCGTTATCGGCCGTCATGCCTACGGGGACCAGTACAGGGCCACCGACTTTGTCGTTCCGGGGCCCGGCACTCTCGAGATCAAGTTCACACCCAGTGCCGCAGGCGAGCCGCCGCTGCAGTTCAAGGTGCACGAGTTCCAGAACACGGGAGGTGTGGCCATGGCCATGTTCAACACTGACAAGGTTGGTACCATTAATCACCGTACGCAGATACGAACACAGTAAAAACCAACAAATTCTTCAAAGATCTTGGCaaaggacttgtggtgcagtacTGCACGATTCAATATACTATACTCCGTTACAAGCTTAAAAAAATATTAGCACCACCTGCAGAACTGCAGTGCACCTGCCCTTCAACTGTACAAGATGATCGTGCTAGTTGCTTTCCATTTGAATCGCGAGTACTTGCCTCTTGGCTAATTTTTAGTGCACGTCATATTTTTGCCATATTTACTTAGACTCCAACATCCGATTCAACAGTGCCTATAGTGGCCATATTTGTAGCGGCATGACACAGTCATCTCCAGAAGATGCTCAGAAAAGTAGTTATGCTAAAGAAACTGATATATCTTGATTTTAACAGCGCACTGGAGAACGAGGACTCTAAGAAAAGTAAGGGCACAACACGGGTGCTTCCCGTGTTGTGCCCTTACTTTTTTCAACATGAATCCGTACCAACTGGCTCAAGTTGCAATTTTCATGCAGAAACTGAAATCGTGTTTCAATCCATGAGTAAATTGCTCGATGCAGGTAACCGGATGACCGAGAAATGAGGCAGAAAAGACAACTTCGGCATGCAAGCATTCATTCCATACATAAAATTCGATTGGGTGATGACTCTTACTTGAGCTAAGAAGCAAGACATAGACGAAACTGTACATAAGCATAGTGTGTGTACCTCCAAGAAGCTAATACCTCCTGGAATACCCATATTCCCTTGTTCTGTAAGAAACTGCCGTGTGGAAACTGAAGTaaataaagaacaaaaacaaTGTAAAAACAAAGCATAAGAAAGCAAAGAGCTGCATTATAGGTAAAAAAGTGCTCACATAATACAGTATTCAATCATATACGCAAAAATTTCTTGCACGAGGGCTTACATCTAagacgatagttaaagcgcgagaacggaacgacgacaaagagaaaagaaggagacgagcgctcgtctccttcttgtccctttgtcgtcgttctgttctcatgctatagctatcgtcatgtcataccaactagccgaaaCTGCCATACATCTAAGGCTTCGATTTAATTGTCGTTTTATtacttgaatagactcgatgaccggccatttaatgaagcaaagatcttaggagcctggtcgcgcagcacatcagcacagaaagccacacgagccctcctgagatacttgtcaacaacttcattgagggaccgcctgtgaaactcggcattgtgtgtgtgatgtgacatgtgtctatccttctctctctcttttattcccctctccccctccccttgTGTAGGGTaccaaactggacgcatagtctagttaacctccctacctttcctacattccttctctctctctctctcttattacTTGAAAGGAAAAGCTAAGTCCTCAAGAGCTTCAAAAATGTGCTGCTGTGGGGCAGTGCAcccagaaaaagtaattacagtaCGGTTTCAAAAGCTAGTTTTGGTTTCCACTAGACCCTGACGTCCCAACACTATATGAGCTTCTCGTCACATGCTCGCCAAAAATATCGTGATGTTTCCATAGACCCCTCGTTCTGAGGCTCCATAGTAATGGACAAATAACCATTTTGAAAGTTTTGGTACCCGACGTTATCACAACTAGTTGGACTGTTGCATGAATTCACCGAAATCAGTAGTGCAGCCTGACATCAAGTTAGTGTCAATGTCAATAGGTGCGTCACACAAAAATTGAtgtcaaaatagaaaaaaatatcttatcagcATTTGCTCAGCTTTGCACTTGCTTGGAGCAGTCTCTGTACACACTAGGTTTTATGGAAGAGCAAATTCCAGCTCAAAAAATCTCATCAGTGCCCCTTTGCGGTACTATAGAACAAAAGTAAAGTCTACAGCTTCATTTCCTAGTTAGTAAAATGCTAACTGCACTGAAAAGCAGTTACACTATGCTTTCACTATCTTGTCAGAAGCCTTGGCCTTCTTTCAGTTCGGGAGTGTTGCACCCAGTTTATGGCTGTTGTAAAAGCGCAATACAAAAGCAGACGTACAGATGCCTTGTCGAGCGAGTACGCGAAATGCTTGCGTTGGCTTTTCTGGGGGTTTCTGCTTGCCTTAGACCAGAAATTATCATACGGGGGTCATACAGATGTGTTTCATTACCTACTTATTTTTCCCTTTCTCTATTCCGCCCTTGTCATTTCCCTTTCCCACTGTGCAGTCTATAACAGACTTTGCACACAGCTCCTTCAAGTTCGCACTGCAGAGAGAGCTACCACTGTACCTCAggtatggcactttttttttcttaacagcTTAAACCTTTGTTCTTCGAATTGACACTGAAATTGCTGATGCTAACTTCCTTgcgtaccgttttttttttttttttcctcactctTGTTTACAGTACCAAGAACACAATCCTCAAGAAGTATGATGGCCGGTTCAAGGACATATTTCA
This genomic interval from Rhipicephalus microplus isolate Deutch F79 chromosome 10, USDA_Rmic, whole genome shotgun sequence contains the following:
- the LOC119181344 gene encoding isocitrate dehydrogenase [NADP] cytoplasmic; this translates as MAKIQCGPVVDILGDEMTRVIWDLIKEKLILPFLDVELHIYDLGIENRDRTDDQVTIDCAHAIQKYKVGIKCATITPDEKRVTEFKLKQMWRSPNGTIRNILGGTVFREAIICRNVPRLVTGWTKPIVIGRHAYGDQYRATDFVVPGPGTLEIKFTPSAAGEPPLQFKVHEFQNTGGVAMAMFNTDKSITDFAHSSFKFALQRELPLYLSTKNTILKKYDGRFKDIFQEIYDKQYKSDFEKRGVWYEHRLIDDMVAQAMKSEGGFVWACKNYDGDVQSDAVAQGYGSLGMMTSVLVCPDGETLEAEAAHGTVTRHYRMYQKGQETSTNPIASIFAWTRGLAHRAKLDGNNELAKFCTSLEAVCIETIEAGFMTKDLAICIKGMSGVQRSDYLNTFEFLDKLADNLKKKLGK